CTTCGCGATGGTGGATGGTAACGGCAGTGAGCGCTTGGGCTGGTGGAAGCTGAACCATGTGACTGCTTCCAGGATCGTCATCTACGAACAGGCGATACAAGTACCTTAGATAGGGAGTTGGAGGTCAGTTCGCGTGCGACCTCAAACCGCTGCTTCAAGCTTTTGCTGGGTATCTCAAAGAGGACCCCGCAGTTGCTGTTCATTGCGCCAATGAGAAACTGGGTCGCTGCCGGAAGGAAGAAGCCCAGGCAAAGGTTTGATGAGTCGCAGGGTCCTGAAGCGGAGACCAGGCGAAGGTATGAGATCCGGTGAAGGTTTGATGCGAACGTGACGATCCAGCGATAGCAGATTCACCCCTTTTTCGGTGGGAAGGGCTTGATCCGCTCCGATATGTATTCGGAGGTCTCTTCCAAGTTGCCGGGTTGTTCGCCGGTGCCGGAATCCACTCGTCCTAATTCCACTTCATCGTCATCCATTTTCATGCTCGCCATGTAGTAGCCGCCGGGCCCTTTTACGTGGTGGAATCCTGGTACACCTTCCGCAGCAACGTTCGGATTAACGGGTGTGTGCTTCTGCTTTTTCATGGTGATGGTGGTTGGTATTATTTACACGGCATATTCAAAGGTACTACTCGCGTGCCATGTTCTTGTGCATAGCTACTGCAAGATCTGTTCCTTTCATTGATTGATCGCTTCTTGACGATCCATTCCTGTTTTAGTTTTTATTTTGTTCGTTGTGTTTCGCGGGATCATGATGGTGTTGAATGAGAATAGGCGGTCTGCTCCCGCAGACCGCCTATTCCTATTTCTTGCTACTTGCTTTGTAGCAAGTTCATGTACTGAGGTGATCGGCACGATCAGTGCGCCTGTTTTTCTTTGTTGAATGCAGACCGCATATCTTCTACGATATCGCGCACTTGATCTTTGGTCTTGCCCAACTTCTGCTGCATCTTACCATATAGCTCATCCTCTTTTCCTTCAGCGTAGGTCAGATCATCATCGGTCAACTCGCCGTACTTCTGCTTTAGTTTACCTTTCAGTTCGTTCCAGTTGCCTTTCAACTTGTCTTCGGTTGGTGTGCTCATCTTTATTGGGGTTTTAGTTAATGATTCGTGTTAACACTTTAATGGGTGCACGTGCCATGCCATGGAGTTCGTAAGGGTGGTCATGCCCACTGTACGCGGGGCTTACGAGGCATTCGGCACCTTGCTCTGGCGTTCCTGAATTGTGGAACCAAGCCACACGTTGGGGTGTAGGTTCCACATGATGCGTTCATTCCGGCACGGACCTCGTGATCTTCTTGTTCGTGCTACACGCTTACGTAGATAGGGTGTGTATGCCGCCGACGCCTATTCGTAAAGGATCGGTACGCGAATGGTAATGAACCCAGCGAACCCTTAAAAACACCAACCAAATGAAAATGTTGAAGAGCAATTTGATAATGGCCTCGCTAGTAGCCGGGTCTTTTCTTGTAGTGAGCTGCAACAACACGCCAGCAGAGCAGCGCGACGAGATGAATGATAAAGTGGAAAAGATCGAGGACAAAGCGATCGACGCGACGACCGCACGGGATTGGCAAGCCGAACGCACGGAGATCATGAACGACCTACGCGACCTGCGCACGAAGGTTGACAACAAGCTCGCGGAGGTGAATGAGGACCTTGCGAATACGGATATCAAGCCAAGTGTGAAAGCGGACAAGGAGGCAATGAAAGCTGAATTGACCAAGGAGCTGAACATGTTGGACGAGAAGATCGGTAACGTTGAGAATGCGACCGCCGATGCTTGGGATATGACCAAGTCCGATGCCGAGAACACCTCGAAAGAAGTGAAGTCCTGGTGGGAGACCCAAAAGGAAAAGGTGGATGCGGAGACCGATGCCGACCATGACAAGGACGGACATTAATTCGAATATGATGTTGAGGTGAAAGTTGACATCATCACTCCCGTTGAACGTTCGGGAGAAGATCAGAAGGGGCTGTCTCGAAAGGGATGGCCCCTTCTTGTTTTGATGGGGATTGGATGTGGTGCTGATTCAGAGACCTACCAGATCGGGATTATTTGCGGCCTTGCCCGTGTAAAGGACAGGACCGAACCCAAGGCACTTTTTAGACGTTCCTCAGCCCTTTTTTGAAGGATCCTGACCAACTTCTTCAGGTTGATCGCAGTTGCAAGTAGTCCGGTTTCCAAGGCGACTTTATCGAGTCCCCTTAGCATGAACCGGGTGAAGCCTTTGTTCTGCTTGAGGTTACCGAAGGCCGATTCCACTTCCACCGGTCTAGCGCTTCGGTGCATTAGACCTTCTTCGCTGGTGAGCTTTTCTCGGGCTTGGGCTTTAAGTTCGTTAAGCCGATGGTTCACTTCGATGATCCGGTTACCCTTGGCCTTGTGGCAAACACCATTCATGGGGCATGTGGCGCAGTTGCTTGCTTGGTAGCGCGATACGGTTTGCACATACCCGGCCTTTGTTGTTGAGCGCTGGTCACCGATATGCCGCATGGGCTGGCCTATGGGGCAGGTATACTCGTTCCTTGCAGCGTTGTAGTGGAGTCTGTTTTGTACAAAGGGGTGTTTTTCCCAGTAGCTCTTTTGTTGTTCACGGTGGAAGTAGTTGTACTTCACAAAAGCCTCCACGCCCTCGCCTTCCAAGTATTCGTAATTCTGCTCCGAGCCATAGCTCCGCCATGCGGCGGACCACAGCCGCTTGGGGCAGTTTGCCCAACTGGGCTTGTAGTTCCTTGTAGTGGGGATCAGTGTCTTGGTGTCGGTGGTGTCCTGATGTAGGCTGTAGTGTATGATGAACTGGTTCTGGGTGCTCCATTGCACGTTGTAGCCGGCCTTGAGTTGTCCGTTGCCCATGTGGTCGTCCTTCATGCGCATGAAGGTGGCTCCGCGATCGGTCTTCGAGTAGCTACCGCGCTCGCCCAAGATGGACTCTTGCATCTTGTACTTGCGCACGTTGTCCGGCCAGTTCCTCTTGGCGTAAGAGAGCTTTTGCTTGGTCTTCGGATCGATCTTCTTGTCCTTGAGCGCGGCGTTGATCGCATCAATGGTCTGGGCCACTTTCTTCGGGTCGAGTTCTTCCATCTCACCGGGGTCATCGCCCTGTAGTTCTTCAGCGGCTACTCCTTGGGTGTAGTTCCAGAGCTCCTCCAACTGGGCTTTCATTTTCTTCTTGTTGGTGGCAATGCTCTTGGCCCAAACGAAGGTGTACTTATTGGCATTGGCCTCGATCTTGGTGCCATCGGTGTACACTGCTTTGAGATCCACATGACCCGCTTCCATCAACAACAGAACCACTTGGCTGAACACTTCTTTGATGTGGTTCTTGAGCCGCTGGGCACGGAACCGATTGACCGTGTGGTGATCCGGACGCTTCATCCCGGCAAGCCACATGAAATGGATGTTCTCCTGGATCGCTGCCTCGATCTTACGCGAGGAGTAGATGTTGTTCAGGTAAGCATAGACCAATACCTTGAGCAACATACGCGGGTGGTAACTAGAGGTGCCGCCACCCTTGTACGTGTCGGCCAGCGAACCGATGTCGATCTGGTCGATAACCGAACCAACTACACGTACGGCATGTGTCTTTGAGATGAGTTCTTCCAACGATGGTGGCAAGAGCATCGCTTGACTCGGGTCGTAGTCCTTGAACACGACTTTTCTTTGTGAAGCCATGCCCGAAGGTCGATCACCCAAAACGAGTTGTCAAGATCAACTTCCAACGGCTTTTCAACAAAATGAAAAGGGCTGCCTCTTTTGAGACAGCCCCTTCTTTTTGGTTGAAGGTGTTGCCGGTGTTGCGCATGATCGGGGAATTCTCGCACAGGGTATTTTTAAGGAAGTGCCTATGCATGCGGCTTCCACCCTTCGGCATGAACTATGTTCCAGTATAGGCATCATGGAAAAGCCATCAATGAAACCCCAAGAACGTGGTGATCGAACGGTTCCGAAGAAAGAGCACACGCCACCAATTAAACCCAGAAAGCAGCCGCGCGCACCACGACCGGACCGCGGCGTTGCACCCGGAATTACAGGGTGACGTGAACACGATCAACATACACGAACAGTTAAAGAACACATACAATGAACAACGAATTGAAAGGAAAGAAAGTAGCCATACTGGCAACGAACGGATTTGAGGACAGTGAACTACGCAGCCCAAAGGAAGCATTGGAAAAAGCCGGTGCAACCACCCACATCGTATCACTGGAAAGTGGTTCCATCAAAGGATGGAAAGATGGTGATTGGCACGGGTCGATCGAAGTGGATACGACCGTGAAAGAGACGACGAGCGATGCGTACGATGCCCTGGTTCTTCCCGGCGGAGTGATAAACCCGGACCTATTGCGCGCCAACGCCGATGCCGTGAACTTCGTGAAGGCATTCTTCAAACAGAAAAAGCCCGTGGCCGCAATTTGTCATGGTCCGTGGATGCTTGCAGAAGCAGGCGTACTGGAAGGTAGAGGCATAACCAGTTACAAGAGCATAAAAACCGATATGGTAAATGCCGGCGCGATCTGGGTGGATGATGAAGTAGTGGTGGATGAAGGTCTTGTGACCAGCCGCTCGCCCAAGGATCTCCCTGCATTCAATGCCAGATTGGTAGAAGAAGTTGCAGAAGGCAAGCACGCGAAACAAACGGCGTAGTGCTGGGATATTAAAAAGATAAAGGCGCCATTCGGATCCGGGTGGCGCCTTTTTGTGATCTCGTAATGGAGTGATTTCCGCGTAAATCGTATGGCTAACACTGTTCTAGTTGAGCGCGTGTTGAAAACGGGTAAAGCAAGAAGCACAATGGGGAACATTTGCCGCGTTGATAGAGCATCCGAACAGGGCATACTAAGAAATATGCGGGGCATAGCATTTGCTTGAGTACCATGAATAAAATTCCTCACATGCGCTATTCCATTAAACTTCTCGCTTTTGCTTCGTTTCTCATGGGTACTTCCGCCGCTGCACAGAATTGGGGCATCGGTTTCCGGCTAGGCGATCCGAGCGGATTGACCTTGAAACACTACTGGAACAACAAAGCCCTTGAAGTGAGCGTCGGACGCGCCCAGTTCTTTACAGGGAACAGTTTCTACAACAGGCAATATCAGCGGTGGTATGATCGCCGTGGCTATAACTACGATAAGCACGAGTTCCTGGGGTACGGTACTTCGGTGCCGATCGGGGTGCAGGTCCATTACCTTATTCAGAACCCTATTGGTAATGTAAATGGTCTGAGTTGGTATTTCGGTTTCGGAGGGCAAGCACATGTTGCGAGCTATCGGTTCAGCTACCGCTACAAATTACCGAACGACAATGACTGGATCTATGTGAGCG
The nucleotide sequence above comes from Flavobacteriales bacterium. Encoded proteins:
- a CDS encoding CsbD family protein, which encodes MSTPTEDKLKGNWNELKGKLKQKYGELTDDDLTYAEGKEDELYGKMQQKLGKTKDQVRDIVEDMRSAFNKEKQAH
- a CDS encoding type 1 glutamine amidotransferase, whose translation is MNNELKGKKVAILATNGFEDSELRSPKEALEKAGATTHIVSLESGSIKGWKDGDWHGSIEVDTTVKETTSDAYDALVLPGGVINPDLLRANADAVNFVKAFFKQKKPVAAICHGPWMLAEAGVLEGRGITSYKSIKTDMVNAGAIWVDDEVVVDEGLVTSRSPKDLPAFNARLVEEVAEGKHAKQTA